The stretch of DNA CACTTAGTGACTGGACATGTGGATGGTATTGGCGAAGTGGTGAATCGTCATGATGATGCACGTTCAGTAAAATTTACTATTCGGGCACCCTCGCAGTTAGCTAAATATATCGCCGAGAAAGGCTCGATTTGTATTGATGGCACGAGTTTGACGGTCAACGCCGTTTCTGGGGCGAACTTTGATATTAATATTATCCCGCATACCGTAAAAGAGACGGTGATTGGTGGTTATCAGGTTGGTACTCAGGTGAATTTAGAGGTCGATCTGATTGCACGCTATTTGGAGCGTTTGTTGTTGGGGGAGAGAGCCGCCGACCCGAACGCTGGAACTGGATTGGATTTGGCGAAATTACGCGACAATGGGTTTGCTTAATTAGCTGTCGATTTAAAAATTTAGATATTCATAAAGATAGGAAAAACAATGATGAAAACAATAGAGGGCGATTTTTCAGCGACCACTGCACGGTTTGCATTGATAGTGGGGCGCTTTAACAGCTTTGTCGTGGAGAGTTTACTTTCCGGCGCAGTCGACACGCTAAAACGCCACGGTGTTGCAGAGAGCAATCTCACGGTAATTCGGGTGCCGGGTGCATTTGAAATCCCGCTCGCGGCGCAGCATGCAGCAACCAGTGGCAATTATGATGCAGTGGTGGCTTTGGGTGCGGTGATTCGTGGAGGCACTCCTCATTTTGAATACGTAGCGGGTGAATGTACGAAAGGGCTTGGCCAAATCTCTTTAGCCACCGGGTTGCCTGTTGCATTTGGGATTTTAACCGTTGACAGTATTGAGCAAGCGATTGAGCGCTCCGGCACCAAGGCTGGCAATAAAGGTGAGGAAGCTGCGCTGACAGCGTTGGAAATGGTCAGCCTATTACGCAATATGAAAGCCTGATGCTGGCCTTTGTGGAATCTAAAAATTCAGCACCTAAAGGTAAAAAAATGAGTCCCACCGCACGGCGGTTGGCGCGGCGATTGGCGTTGCAGGCATTGTACCAGTGGCAAATGGCAGGGGCTTCGTTGGCAACCGTCGAAGCAGAGTTTCGCGAAGATAACGACATGAAGGTGGTTGATCAGGAGTATTTCTGTGAACTTTTGCATCGTATCCCGGCTCAGCTTAGCCAGCTTGATGATTTGATTACGCCGCATCTGGATCGTACGCTAAAAGAATTGACGCCGATTGAACTCACCATCTTACGCATGGGCGCCTATGAATTGGCTAAACGCAAGGATGTTCCTTACAAAGTCGTCATCAATGAAGGCGTGAATTTGACGAAGGCTTTTGGCGCTACCGATGGCCATAAATATGTGAACGGTATACTCGACAAGTTAGCACGCGAGCTTCGCAGCAACGAAATTTAAACAGACTAATCTTCAAAAGTCGTTATGCCTATATCCGAATTCGAGCTGATCAAGCAGTATTTTGACGATAGTACCGCCCAGAAGCAATGTGCTGATTTAGTTTTAGGTATCGGCGATGATGGCGCTATTATCTCCCCACGACCGGACCATGATCTGATTGTTGCCGTGGATACATTGGTCGCCGGGGTACATTTCCTTTCGGAGGCTAACCCTTACGATATCGGTTTCCGCAGTCTTGCGGTGAACCTCAGTGATTTGGCCGCAATGGGAGCGGAGCCTGCATGGTTTACCTTGGCGCTGACATTGCCCGGAGCGGATGAAGAATGGCTTAAGGAATTTAGTCGAGGGTTGTTCGAGCTGGCTCGTAGTTACCAATTGCCACTGATAGGGGGAGACACCACCCGTGGGCCATTGACTATTAGTATTCAGGTGCTGGGTTATGTGCCGAGCGCCCAGGCATTATGCAGAGATGGAGCTAAAGTGGGCGATCTTATCTATGTCACTGGTAGTCTGGGTGATGCAGCTGGCGGCCTCAGGTTGCTTCAGAATAAGGAAAGCTCGCTGCAAGATGACTATTTACAAACAAGATTTTTGCGCCCCCAAGCACGACTGAAATTTGGTCAGTGCCTGAGAGGCTTGGCCCATGCGGCTATTGATATCTCCGATGGGTTACTAGCAGATATTGGACATATTACAAAACGTAGCGGTGTTGGTGCTCGTGTCGAATTGGCAAGGTTGCCCTTGTCAGTACAGCTGAAGGCGGTTTTCGGCTCGGAGCGGGCAATCGAAATGGCCCTTTCCGGAGGCGATGACTATGAGTTGTGTTTCTGTGTCGCTCCAACGCAGGCAGATAAGGTTGCTGAGCTTGCTAAGCAGCTAGGCCTTGCCATCACCTGTATTGGCTGCGTCGAAGCAGAGCCAGGGATCAGACTTTATAATGCACAGGGAGAGCCTGTCGATTCAGCTTTAGCTGCGGGTTACCAGCATTTCTAGACGAGGAACGATAGGGCAAGATGAATAACGCACCAGCCAGTATTTGGCGTAACCCACTGCATTTTATAGCCTTTGGTTTTGGTAGTGGTGCGGCGCCAGTAGCCCCAGGCACTTTTGGCACGTTAGTCGGTATGTTGTTGTTTTTATTATTGCAGCATTTGCATTGGGCAAGTTACCTGTTGGTGGTACTGGTGGCTTTTGTCGTTGGCATCCAAATTTGCGGGAAAACGGCGAAGGATATTGGTGTGCACGATCATGGCGGTATTGTCTGGGATGAAATAGTGGGTTATTGGGTGACTATGATTGCTGCACCCACGGGTTGGCTATGGGTTTTAGTGGGCTTTGTCTTGTTCCGGTTGTTTGACATTTTTAAACCTTGGCCAATCGCAAAAGCTGATAAGACAGTGTCTGGCGGATTTGGCATCATGCTGGATGATTTGTTGGCCGGTATTTATGCCTCTATTGGATTACAAATAATTGTCTATATCCAAGGAGGTGTGTAAATGCTGAGGCGAAGGATGCTATCTTTTCTTGCACTTTTTCTTATTGTGCGTTTCGGCTACGCGTTAGAAATACAGGATGTACAAGTAGTCGGATTGTTCAAGGATACGGCAGTCGTCTATATCAAAGGCAAGCAACGCATGTTAAAGGTTGGTCAAACCAGCCCGGAAGGGGTGGCGCTTATCGCCACTTCCCGCAATGCCGCAGTCTTGCGAGTAAACGGTGATGAGCACCATTTGGCGCTTTCACGTGCGGTGACGGGTGGTTATGAAAAAAGGCAGTCGCTAAGTCATTCCGTAGCCATTAACCAAGCTGGACAATACTTTACGTCTGGCAGCATTAATGGTCAGCCCGTCCGATTTTTAGTGGATACAGGCGCAACCTCGGTGGCACTAAACACGCTGGAAGCAAGGCGCTTAGGGATAGCGTTTGCGCAGGGAGAATTGGGACAGGTTGGGACGGCTGGAGGCATTGTCAAGGCTTATGCGGTAACCCTGGATAGCATTAAGGTCGGTGATATAGAGGTTAAAAATGTCCGGGCTTCAGTATTAGAAGGCGTTTACCCCATTTACGCATTGCTCGGTATGACCTATCTAAGGCATGTCGAAATTGCTGAAGATAACGGCATCATGACGATGACACAGAAGTACTGATCTGCCATCGTACTAGAACTGTTCACTTTAGGGGTGATTTTGGTTCGCTTTTTTCACCCTTCTCCTGGTAAAATTCACGCCCTGCGAAATTTTACCGAGGTTATCAGTGTCAATCCGATATGTAGCATCTTCCAAATTGCCTACAAAATGGGCTAATTTCACGATTCACGGTTTTGATGACGATGACTCGGGGAAAGAGCATATAGCGCTTACTTTGGGTGACGTCGGCGACGGCGAGCCGGTACTGGGAAGGATCCATTCTGAATGCCTTACTGGCGATGCCTTGTTCAGTCTGCGATGTGACTGTGGTCATCAACTACAGGAAGCACTGAAAAGAATTTCCGAGGAAGGGCGGGGCGTTCTGCTTTACTTGCGTCAGGAGGGTCGAGGTATTGGCTTGGCCAATAAAATTAAAGCCTATGAACTACAGGATGCCGGTGCTGATACCGTGGAAGCGAATGAGCAATTAGGATTTGGTGCGGATATGCGCGATTACAGCATCTGCCAAGCGATGTTAAAACAGCTCAATATTCAGCGTATTCGTTTGATGACCAACAATCCTGTGAAGGTGCAAGCGTTAGAAAAGTTTGGCATTCATGTGGTAGAACGGATTCCGTTGCAAACCGGCCAAAATCCGCATAATGAGAAGTATCTTGAAACCAAAGCCGGTAAGTTAGGACACTTATTTTAAGCCGCAGCCTGCGCTAAGTCAGGTATTACCAATTAGCGGTTGCGAATTAGCTGACGGTCTTGGCGGGTCGTACCGCGCCTTTGGTAGGGTTTTCTTTTTTATCTGTGCACAAGCGTGCTTGAATCGCTGCCAAAATTCCGCTTTTATCCAGCCCGCACTCCGCCAGCATTTCATAAGGCTTGCCATGATCAACAAAACGGTCGGGTAAACCTAAATTAAGCAAAGAAATCTTAAGGTGCTTCGCAGCAACTAGTTCATTGATCGCCGACCCCGCGCCGCCTAGAAGACTATTTTCTTCTAGTGTTACCAGCAAATCGTGCTCTTGCGCAAGGCGAATAACCAATGCTTCATCCAAAGGCTTAACGAAGCGCATATTCGCGACCGTTGCATTCAGCTCATCAGCCGCCTCCAGCGCCTGAGCCAGCAAGGTGCCGAAGCATAAAATGGCGACATCTTGCCCTTCCCTACGTAGCTCTCCTTTACCAATTGCCAATGCCCGCATTTTCTTTTCAATCGCTACTCCGGGGCCGGTCCCGCGCGGATAACGCACAGCGGCTGGGCCTTGATAGAGATAGCCAGTATAAAGCATCTGGCGGGTTTCATTTTCGTCAGCAGGCGCCATTATCAGCATGTTGGGGACGCAACGTAGATAGGTTAGATCAAAACTTCCGGCATGGGTGGGGCCGTCTTGTCCCACTAAACCAGCGCGGTCAATAGCGAACAGTATGTCTAAATTTTGCAGTGCTACATCATGAATGAGCTGGTCGTAGGCGCGTTGTAGGAACGTGGAGTAAATTGCGACCACCGGCTTCAGCGACTCGCAGGCCAAACCTGCGGCCAAGGTTACGGCATGTTGCTCAGCGATGGCGACGTCATAATAGCGCTCTGGAAATTCTTGCGCGAAGCGAGTCAGACCTGAGCCTTCCTCCATCGCTGGTGTGATACCTACCAGACGTTCGTCCTGTTGCGCCATATCGCATATCCATTCGCCAAATACATTGGAGTATTTTGGGGAGGATATCTTTGGTATAGCCAGCTCCAAGGCCGGCTTGGGTTCCAGTTTATTAATGGCGTGATAGCCCACAGGGTCATCTTCGGCGGGTTTAAAGTCTTTGCCCTTTTTGGTGATGATATGCAGGAATTGCGGTCCGGACAATTCCATCATTTTGCCAATCGTAGGGATCAAAATATCCAGGTCATGACCATCAATCGGGCCGATATAATTAAAACCCATTTCTTCGAAGAGGGTTCCCGGAACAACCATTCCCTTCATATGCTCTTCCGTTCGTCTTGCCATTTCCAGAGCGCCGGGCAGGTTGCTTAAAACCTTTTTGCCGCCTTCGCGGACATTATGATAAACCTTGCTGGTGAGTATCTTGGCGAGATAATTTGACAAGCCGCCGACGTTGCGTGATATGGACATATCGTTATCATTCAAGATCACGAGGATATCGGCCTTGGTATGCGCTGCGTGATGGAGCGCTTCGAATGCCATGCCTGCGGTTAACGCACCATCACCTATAACGGCGGCAATTTTGCGTTTCGCCCCCAATTGCCTTGCGGCTAAGGCCATTCCCAGTGCGGCACTGATAGAAGTGCTGGAGTGGCCGACTCCGAAAGCGTCATAGGGGCTTTCCGTACGGCTCGGAAATGCGGTTAAACCGCCCTTTTGACGCATACTGGTCATGCGACCGCGCCTGCCGGTTAATATTTTATGTGGATAGGCCTGGTGGCCAACATCCCAAATCAGTCGGTCTTCGGGTGTGTTATATAAATAATGTAATGCGACAGTGAGTTCGACGACACCAAGGCCAGCCCCGAAATGGCCGCCGGATTGGCCTACACAATAGAGAAGATACTCACGAAGTTCTTTAGCCAACTGTGGGAGGTCGGCCTCGGCGAGTAATCTGAGCTCGTTGGGAGTCTCAATTTTATCGAGCAGCGGCGTGGAGGGAATCGTACTTGGAATTTGGTCAAACATGCAGTGGGCCGGTTATCAATCGAATTAGACTTAGCATTTTACACTATGTTACCCAGGCCTGTTGATAGTTAATTCAGGGGTGATTAGTTAAAAAGTCCGGGGTGGTATCAGGAAAATCAGTCTGTTCGGTATGAGATTGGTTAACGAAATTATCTGTTTCGCTCAATGATATAGGTTGCCAGCTCCCTTAAAGCATCCGCTTCCGGGCCAAAAATGGATAGGGCACGAATGGCATTTTGATGCTGCTCGTTGGCCTCTCGTTTGGCTTGCTCCAGGCCCAGAATCGAGGTATAGGTTGGTTTGTTTAGGGCAAGGTCAGCGCCCTGTGACTTGCCTAAGGTTTGCGTATCGCCCTCGACATCGAGTATGTCATCTTTAATCTGAAAAGCTAAGCCGATGCAGATAGCAAAGGTTTCAAAAGCCTGCAGCTGTTCCTGAGTAGCCTGATTGGTCGCGAGTGCGCCGAGCGTAACACAGGCTTTAATTAAGGCACCGGTTTTGCAGTTGTGCATATGCTTGAGTTGCTCAAGGCTAAGAGGCTTGCCTACGCTGTAAAGATCAATAGCCTGACCGGCGACCATACCGTTGTAGCCGGTAGATTGTGCTAGGGCTTTGAGCATTCGTAGCTTATTCACGTCACTGATGGAGTGGCTAGAGTCATCAGCAATAACCTCAAATGCCAGGACCTGTAGAGCATCACCAGCCAGAATCGCAGTGGC from Pseudomonadales bacterium encodes:
- a CDS encoding phosphatidylglycerophosphatase A, producing the protein MNNAPASIWRNPLHFIAFGFGSGAAPVAPGTFGTLVGMLLFLLLQHLHWASYLLVVLVAFVVGIQICGKTAKDIGVHDHGGIVWDEIVGYWVTMIAAPTGWLWVLVGFVLFRLFDIFKPWPIAKADKTVSGGFGIMLDDLLAGIYASIGLQIIVYIQGGV
- the dxs gene encoding 1-deoxy-D-xylulose-5-phosphate synthase; translation: MFDQIPSTIPSTPLLDKIETPNELRLLAEADLPQLAKELREYLLYCVGQSGGHFGAGLGVVELTVALHYLYNTPEDRLIWDVGHQAYPHKILTGRRGRMTSMRQKGGLTAFPSRTESPYDAFGVGHSSTSISAALGMALAARQLGAKRKIAAVIGDGALTAGMAFEALHHAAHTKADILVILNDNDMSISRNVGGLSNYLAKILTSKVYHNVREGGKKVLSNLPGALEMARRTEEHMKGMVVPGTLFEEMGFNYIGPIDGHDLDILIPTIGKMMELSGPQFLHIITKKGKDFKPAEDDPVGYHAINKLEPKPALELAIPKISSPKYSNVFGEWICDMAQQDERLVGITPAMEEGSGLTRFAQEFPERYYDVAIAEQHAVTLAAGLACESLKPVVAIYSTFLQRAYDQLIHDVALQNLDILFAIDRAGLVGQDGPTHAGSFDLTYLRCVPNMLIMAPADENETRQMLYTGYLYQGPAAVRYPRGTGPGVAIEKKMRALAIGKGELRREGQDVAILCFGTLLAQALEAADELNATVANMRFVKPLDEALVIRLAQEHDLLVTLEENSLLGGAGSAINELVAAKHLKISLLNLGLPDRFVDHGKPYEMLAECGLDKSGILAAIQARLCTDKKENPTKGAVRPAKTVS
- a CDS encoding TIGR02281 family clan AA aspartic protease, translating into MLRRRMLSFLALFLIVRFGYALEIQDVQVVGLFKDTAVVYIKGKQRMLKVGQTSPEGVALIATSRNAAVLRVNGDEHHLALSRAVTGGYEKRQSLSHSVAINQAGQYFTSGSINGQPVRFLVDTGATSVALNTLEARRLGIAFAQGELGQVGTAGGIVKAYAVTLDSIKVGDIEVKNVRASVLEGVYPIYALLGMTYLRHVEIAEDNGIMTMTQKY
- the nusB gene encoding transcription antitermination factor NusB, producing the protein MLAFVESKNSAPKGKKMSPTARRLARRLALQALYQWQMAGASLATVEAEFREDNDMKVVDQEYFCELLHRIPAQLSQLDDLITPHLDRTLKELTPIELTILRMGAYELAKRKDVPYKVVINEGVNLTKAFGATDGHKYVNGILDKLARELRSNEI
- the ribE gene encoding 6,7-dimethyl-8-ribityllumazine synthase, translating into MKTIEGDFSATTARFALIVGRFNSFVVESLLSGAVDTLKRHGVAESNLTVIRVPGAFEIPLAAQHAATSGNYDAVVALGAVIRGGTPHFEYVAGECTKGLGQISLATGLPVAFGILTVDSIEQAIERSGTKAGNKGEEAALTALEMVSLLRNMKA
- the thiL gene encoding thiamine-phosphate kinase, translated to MPISEFELIKQYFDDSTAQKQCADLVLGIGDDGAIISPRPDHDLIVAVDTLVAGVHFLSEANPYDIGFRSLAVNLSDLAAMGAEPAWFTLALTLPGADEEWLKEFSRGLFELARSYQLPLIGGDTTRGPLTISIQVLGYVPSAQALCRDGAKVGDLIYVTGSLGDAAGGLRLLQNKESSLQDDYLQTRFLRPQARLKFGQCLRGLAHAAIDISDGLLADIGHITKRSGVGARVELARLPLSVQLKAVFGSERAIEMALSGGDDYELCFCVAPTQADKVAELAKQLGLAITCIGCVEAEPGIRLYNAQGEPVDSALAAGYQHF
- a CDS encoding riboflavin synthase — protein: MFTGIIQAVGKIAAMEQRGGDVRLYVKTGVLDLGDVALGDSIATNGVCLTVIELPGDGFWADVSRESIERTSFRFAKTGVAVNLEKSLTPETRMGGHLVTGHVDGIGEVVNRHDDARSVKFTIRAPSQLAKYIAEKGSICIDGTSLTVNAVSGANFDINIIPHTVKETVIGGYQVGTQVNLEVDLIARYLERLLLGERAADPNAGTGLDLAKLRDNGFA
- the ispA gene encoding (2E,6E)-farnesyl diphosphate synthase, with translation MQIQPFIRQCQERSNQLLEKCLPPAEGDASRLYQAMRYSVLNGGKRLRPALVYATVVALRSPIEQGDAAACAVELTHSYSLIHDDLPAMDDDDLRRGQPTCHVAYDEATAILAGDALQVLAFEVIADDSSHSISDVNKLRMLKALAQSTGYNGMVAGQAIDLYSVGKPLSLEQLKHMHNCKTGALIKACVTLGALATNQATQEQLQAFETFAICIGLAFQIKDDILDVEGDTQTLGKSQGADLALNKPTYTSILGLEQAKREANEQHQNAIRALSIFGPEADALRELATYIIERNR
- the ribA gene encoding GTP cyclohydrolase II, translated to MSIRYVASSKLPTKWANFTIHGFDDDDSGKEHIALTLGDVGDGEPVLGRIHSECLTGDALFSLRCDCGHQLQEALKRISEEGRGVLLYLRQEGRGIGLANKIKAYELQDAGADTVEANEQLGFGADMRDYSICQAMLKQLNIQRIRLMTNNPVKVQALEKFGIHVVERIPLQTGQNPHNEKYLETKAGKLGHLF